The window ACAAGATTGAGTGCTAATAATGTGTACACATGTAACATATTATCAAGTacagtataatttttttttacatattacATATTAACTATTTGACTAACAATAGTTATTAATAGTGTTCTAAAAAATACTAACTATTTGACTAACATAGTAACATATTTgactaaaaaataaatttgttatTAATAAGTAATAAATTTGATAATAGGTAAATGGTGTGATAAAATATTCGACTAACAATactaatatcaatattattttagtGTTCTAAAAATAATCACATTAAATAAATTTAGTCGGtacataattataaataaataagtctGTGGTTATTCAATAAAATTTAGTTGAATAATGTTAGAAATCATAATATCATTTTATTGTATAATTAGGTACCGATTAatgtttaattagttttaataaaaagaATTAAAGGGTTTATTTGATTAATACTAGAAATAATAATTTCATTATTTTACAATTACTATTGAcaataattgaaaataaataataaatcagttaattttttatatgattgATACCTAAGTTTTTGGTATGTGATACTGATCTCAATTTTGGCAATCATTTCTTCAATTCCTAGTTTTCCTCTCTATTTCAACCACACTTAGGTTCTTTTATTGATGATATCTTCATTGGATTTTCATTTGCTTGTATTGGTATTTGTATCCATGCAACTTAATTTTTCTATCGTTTTTTAATAGTTACTCAATGATATATATTCATTTTCAGTTTTACTTATAATCTTTCTTTCTAAAGTTTTGCTTCCATTTTTAATCTATTTGCACCTTGATCAATTACCACAATATTATTTACAATTAACATACACTGagagatttaatttgaatttaattgaaaattcaatctgttgCTGTAGATAGAGACCGAGTGCAGACATTTAATGTTAAACTTAAGGTCGTAATTGAACTGGACATTCATGAGTAACATTTTACTGTATCTAAATAAATCAATGTTGTTAGTTGAACTTGATAAAAAGTTCAAGCTTGATAAGAATTTCAATAAAAAAGAAGGAACCAGCTTGATATAGAAAATAAACAAATTTCAACACACACAAGTTCGGCTTAGCTCATTTTCGCTCCTAGTTAAAGATGAAGTCTAGTTATTGAGAATTATTAGTTATGCTCCAGTAACTCTAAAATCAGTAACAATCATGCCCTGTTGATATAAttactatattttttttcttctaaattcCACCATAACAACTATCTTGGGTTTCTTTGATATATTATATCTAATTTTTTTGATTTGGTTATTTTGACGCGTGATGCTTATAATTCTTGTAAACACGATGAAATTTGCCTCTATGTACAAGGTTCCAAGAATTTGCTTTCCCCCCTTTACTTTCTGCCTTCAATTGTTTGGGGCATGATGGTGTGGGCACTTGTATATCCATTCATCGTGGGCAAAATATGTTACTATGTCTTTGAACGTTTCTGTTAAGTGATGTGTGGATTATTTAAAATATGAATGTATGAAATTTTATATAGTTTCAATGATCATGAATAGATCTACAAACTTGGACTCTTGGGCTCCTGATCAACTGAAGATGATGACTTTTGGAGGCAACAACCGTGCACAAATTTTCTTTAAACAGCATGGTTGGACAGATGATGGCAAGATTGAAGCCAAATATACATCAAGAGCAGCTGAATTGTATCAGCAGTTGCTTTCAAAGGAGGTTGCTAAGAGCTCTGCTGAGGATACTAGTTTACCTTCTTTGCCTGTTAAAGCATCTCAGAAACTAAATGCCTTGAATGGACTTCCTGAACTTAACCTTGTAGATTCACAGAATAAGGCTACAGACCAAACAATTGAACCTGAAATTCCTTGCTCACCTAAAGCTCCAATCCGTTCTGCTGTTATTAGTTCTATCAAGAAGCCCATTAGTGCAAAGAAGACTGGGGGTCTTGGTGTACGGAAGCTTACAACGAAGGTAAACATTTACCTCAATCCTTTAGTTGACCAATAACTTCTCTAATATTCATCCTTGCCGTGAGTATTGGTCTTACTTTAATTTTGCTTATTCCTTTGTTTTTTTAATAAGAATTGTCAATTATTCCATCTTTACTCTGCATGAGATTCCACTGTAGTTGAAACATGCTTTTGGGGTTGATTGCAGCCAAATGAAAATCTTTATGACCAAAAGCCTGAAGAACCTGCACCTGTATCTGCACCAGTCTCTGCTAATTCGAGGACAAGTGGTCAGTCATTTCCCTCTCGGTTTGAATATGTGGAGAAGAACACACTTTCTTCTGAGAGCAGTTCTAGTGACCCTCAAGTTCTGAGTCATGTAACTCCACCAAAATCTTCTAGTTTCTTTGAAGATTATGGAATGGGCAGTGGATTTCAGAATAAATCTACCTCATCATCAAATGTCCAGGTATTATGGTTGCGACTTTATTCACTTGCTTTGGTTGAATGGAATCTATTCAATCTTGTCTTGGTAGTATTTGTGAATTCTATAATTTATTTAAGGGTTACTTATTTCTTAATATGGAAGGGAGGGAAATTGCTCGTTGATATACCAGACAATGAATATGTTTATAATGTAGAATAAGGAGTTTGAACAAGCAATATATGAATTCTTTAAAgagattagctattagaattccAATATAGAATGTTCACCATCTTTTCTCAATTTCTAGATTCAAGTGTATGCTGATATTTACTCAACATCTTGCTTATGAAGCTTGCTTTAATTATCATGTTGATCAGATTGAAGAAAGTGATGTGGCAAGGCAGAAATTCTCAAATGCAAAATCAATATCATCAGCCCAATACTTCGGTGATCAAAGCAAAGCTAACAATGAGGCTCAAATTTCCCTGGAGAAGTTCTCGGTATGTTACTTCATTATCATCTAAAAACAGCATTTATATCACTAAGGGATGCTAAGTGGATCATAAAAATGATTTCTTGCACTTGTTCAATTTTATGCTGTTGGCATAAAATTGAAAACCACCTAAATCCTTAGGACATTATGGTTGCTCCCAGAGTCAATTAAATCTTCATGTCTCTGACCTACAGAATTCTTTTAGGCAGTTGATTTAATAGTGCTTTGTTTTTCATTGATTCCGGATGCCTTGTTACTGATTTTCGGTACTGTCCATCAGATTTCTGAGATGTTTGGGAATCAAGATTTGACTTACATTTCTCTCTCTGCGTATTGTGAAAAGTAATATGATTTAGAGACCCTTTCTCTTAATGTACGCAGTCCGGCAAATAGCTAGCATCTAAAATTTGGTACTGTCTCCCTTAATGTCTTAATCATTGATTTTTCTTAGTTATTATGCCCACAAATCTAATCCTTAATACGGTTAGTTTAAGCATTATAAGCTTACAATCACTCTCATTTGGTTTATTTGCTTTGTATAGGGGTCTGCATCCATTTCTAGCGCTGATCTGTTTGGTCGTGCAAATAATTCTACAGCTGACCTGACTGCTTCAGATCTCATTAACAGAATCTCATTCCAGGTACTTTCTTGATAATGTTTGAGAGTATTATAAGTTGATTCAGCTCGCAAGGAACCATCAAGTTTCATATTGCCTTATATATTTCTTCTACAATCCTAACCATCCTCTTCATTTCACTGATGATAATCTCCACAATATAATGTCAAAATTTTCATAGTTGTGTTTTAACCAaataagcttttttttttttttcactatgGATTTGCTTCTCTAGGCATCACAAGATATAACCTCTCTCAAGAGCATTGCCGGTGAGACAGGGAAGAAGTTGACATGTTTAGCTTCGGGTCTCATCAACGACTTCCAGAACAGGATCCTTTGAGGTAACACATCGACCTACAGTCCAACGTTAGCAGATTCGCTGTGTTTGGCATAGAAATTCCCCAAAGCAatctttgcattttttttttcttattcttcttaccCGAATCATATAAATAAACTTGGATAGTTTTTCAAACTGCTCTCGATGTATTTGGAGCTGGTTAACATATAGCACAACCATCTTGAACAGAACCATGTATATCTGCTGATCGCTGAACGTTTACTTGTGAACTCGGCAAAACAGATACCTGAAGAAGTTGATTTGTTTCAACTAATTGTGTAATGATTCAACAATGCAgattttggcaaaaaaaaaaagagcaaatTTTTCAGGGAAAAGGAATAATACTTGCCATTTTGGTGCAATTCGATACATGATCATTACTCATCTTCTAATACAATTGTTCACATAGGTATTTGCCTTTGCCCAGCTATGTAGTTTGGGTCACCTATCTTAACCTTGGCGAAGTTTTTGAATGTGAATTTGTTGGTTCAGTCAGTTAGTGACTTTCAACCAACCCTTTCCGCGAACTTAACAAACATTTTCCCGTCTGACCAACCATTTCACAAGCACAATACAATATGGTACCTGTACCAGCTCCAAACTTACTCTTcttccaaataattttttttttttttaaaaaaaaaacaggttGGTCAGTTTGAAGAACTCCTGCTCTGTTTCCAGAGTCCTGATTGCTTATGACAGCAAGGAGAATGAGCAGAATAAGTAGAGGTCATGTGAGCTGTTTATTCACAACGATGCTCAATACAACTAGTTAATGATTAAGTATTACGATGATGATACCCAATACAACTAGTTAATGAATTCAACATTAGATAATTTTTATTCTAAATTGAGACAATGAATTCAGTAATGGAGTTGAATAttttatattcaattttttttttatcgtttACCTTACTTTTTATTATCTTCTATCTAACATAAAAATGGGACTTAATCTGAAAACCCTAAAATAGATATAGAAGTATTTTAAGAGTGAAATCCAAAAAATAATTGTTATATTGAATCAACAAAtttaaaatgataatttaaacaCAATATCAAAACTAGTTTTTTTAGCCTAATCATTTACATACGAAATCCATAAAATATTCCTGAGTGCCTGGATTGGGCCAACAACTATGTTAATTCCTGCAACTTCTGTGGACACTTAACCTTAAATAATAGCTGTAACTGTACTTGCCTATAAGATCAACTACTAAATTCTAGTCAGATGTCAAATTGATTAAAGGATGATATATTTATTATAATGAAGTCCGGATCAATTTTTAGTAGATGTGACTTTAGGAACAAACTGTTCTCATCTCTCTTTTCGTACAATCTCTATTTCACATGATCTAAAAATGAACTACGAGGGATGTGATGTGTAAAACCTTTTGTTACGGCTACTGAATTATATCCCTATCCctaacttttattattattttgaaaatataaatatttacttTTTTCTATAATAAATGTTCTGCTCAaaagttttgtttttgttttggaaTGAATTGATTGAACTAACAGATGTAATCGGTTTGGTAAAAAGCAAATCgatttagtaaaaagtaaattaaAGGGAGTAAATTGGCGTGCGTTAGCAATAAACAACTAAACCATGGAGAAGAGAAGGTAGAGAAGGGATAAGAATGGAGGAGGATCCCTGTCATCTCAATAAGAATTCAAACccctcttcgtcttcttcttcctcaaggcTAAAGCTTTTTCGCTTCCAAACCACTTGTCGCAAACTCTGTTTCGATCGGAGGAGAATTAGGTCGACATTTAGCAGAATCGAAAATGGTGGTCGACCAGGAATCCTCTCTGAAAGAGCTCAAGAACAAGAACAAGCCAGTCATGGTGAGGCTTCTGTcaaagattgattttttttttttttttggggttttCTTTGATTCGAATTGGaaaaattggattttttttttattgggaGCAGAGAGGAGGAGGATGGCCGGAGGATGCGGCGGGGCGGTGGCCCCCGTGGCTACGGCGGCTGCTGGCCATCCGGTTCTTCGGGCAATGCGCGCTCCATGCCGACGCGCACCGGAGGGAGTGCAACATGTTCTGCCTCGACTGCGCCGACGGCGCCCTCTGCTCGCTGTGCCTTGCCTACCGCCACCGCGACCACCACACGATCCAGGTTCGGAGAGGGATATTCCCTCATTCCTTCCTTCCTTTGCGTTTGGTACTTCCATTTAGGATTCCGACGACAGCGCGGTGATGGAATGACGATGATGATGCAGATTCGGCGGTCATCGTACCACGACGTGATCCGGGTGTCGGAGATCCAGAAGGTGCTCGACATCGCCGGCGTGCAGACCTACATCATCAACAGCGCCCGGATCGTCTTCCTCAACGAGCGCCCCCAGCCGAGGCCAGGCAAGGGCGTCGGCAACACCTGCGAGGCCTGCGACCGGAGCCTCCTCGACTCCTTCTGCTTCTGCTCCCTCGGCTGCAAGGTCCTCTTTTTCCCCAATTCCAAACCCTCATTATCTCATCCACCTCTCGCCCACCAACTGTTCGACGAAATGCTCCTTTCAGGTCGCCGGCCCCGGCACCGGCAAGAAGTCACCACTCGAGAGGCAACCGACAGCGTCGGGATCCGACGACTCATTCGCGAGCTCCAGCCTCGGTATCGCGAGGACGCAAAGCCTCACCCCCTCAACCTCGCCGCCGGCCTCCGGCGCCCGGAGGAGGAAGGGCATCCCCCACAGGGCTCCCTTCAGCACCGAATAACAAACACTGCTCGACTGCATGCTGTATATATTCAAACACAACGTCGACTGCGCTCAGTTCATCTTCATCATGGAGCTGGAGCCATTTTCGTGATCAATGACGTGTAATAAACTGCTGAGCTTCTGCTTCGTTCCCCGGACTCGCTCGTTCAAATTTACAGAAAACCTATGCGATTTCGATCTATTTCTCAATGCGGCAATGCGTCGAACGCACGGGATGCGTTTGCCATCGTCGGTTGACCATCGCAGTCGAGCCATCTGCCTCCCGACGGCGGTCGCTGTGCAGCCACGCAGCTGGCGGTGGATAGATTCTGTGTCAATGAGAATTCGATTCGCCAGCGGATTTAATCTCAGCCgttcatatttttttcttaaaaaattcatGTTGTTAGTTTGGAAAGTCGGCACGTGATTATGCTAATGCACCTACGgagataattattaattattagtgTAGTGGTCAATACATAAAAAAACAGATAGGCTCAAACGTATCTAAAAATTTCGATCTCAAGATTTAATATATCAATACTTTATATGTTAATCATCCTACTGTTCTAAGGGGATGAAATTGAAGTGTTTATGGAAACGACATATGATTGATATACTTCTATTTctgatgattaataaaaaaattttaaaggctAGATCAATCACTTTCTCCTcttgaaaaattaaatacttgGAGCAATGTGAAAATGTCGCGGAGGGAAgggcatggcatggcatgtgttGGGGTGGACCATAATAAAGCTTGTAAATTGAGAGATCACAGAGAGGATGATGATCTTTCGcccttttctttttgatgtggcAAAGCGATAGGCTGACTAGGAGGGAGAGGCATCTAATCCCCACTTGTATAATATGTTTGGATGACTTTCGAGATGGGTGTAGGACAACCacataaatatcaaatatgtGTAAGAAGAGATATTCTTTTAAGCTCTTCTAAAGCTCAATGAGTACAAATTTTAGAAAGGTGTTTACAATTTTATGATTGGGGGAGGAGAGAAATTTTATAGAGATCTCTAATTTGAATGAGCTACGTTCAATGAATGGTGAGGTATGTCTTCTTCTCAATAAGGTTGCGAGTGACAAAGATGAGCCTTCTTCTTGGCCTCACAAACTTAAATAAATGCATGCATTGAGTGATTTtgtctctttttatttctctatcCACATTATTAGAACAAATAGAAGGGGAAATAGTAAAACAACACCTCTTATTatcattttcattaaaaaaatattttttaaaaaatattaaaataacatctgttatatattttttattttacactATTATATAGTAGCTATAGTATCGTTGTTACAAAGTGCAGTAATTATGATCGTGTTAAAGTAAACTATCTCAACTTAATCAAAATAATTGAAAAATCTGAAGATAATTTATTGAGGAAGTCATTTCCTATTCCCCCGCACGGTCAAGACGTCCATCTTGGGTCCTGCCCGATTAATGCTGGTGTATGAAAGCTCTCTCTATTGAAAAATCTCTGGTCTAAGTGTCGAAcattttagaaatttaatttaatcgaatttaaatatataaatttaaattcaacttatatgtTAAAATAATCTGAGATGATAATTTCAGACTATCAGTAGGGATTGATGTCTATCAAATACCAAACACATGCTTTATAGTGGTCGAATGAGCCGAGCAAGCTTCTAGCAAGAGTTTGGTCGAGCGAGTGAATTGAGCGATTGGCCGTGCTAGAGACCGGCCGGGCGAGTTAGTGGAGCGAGTAGACAACCGGGCAAGCTGGGCTCGACCGACCAAAGAAGCTAAGCGGACAAGCTGGGCAACCAAGTGAATGTGCGGTCGAGCGAGCGAAGCAGCCAAGTGGTCGGTCGGGCAAAGCAGCAGAGCGACCGAATGAACGGACGGCAGGGCGACTGAACAAGCGATTGATTGGATTGGGTGAGCGGCCGAGTGAACTGGAGGTTGGTGGGGCAGGAGGCCGACCGGGAGAGTTGAACGACTGAGTGAGCTGGAGGTTGCTCGAGCAGAAAGGCCGAGCGAGCGAGCTAGCTGCCGAGTGAGCTGGAGCTAGCCAGGCAAAGAGGCCGAGCGACCGAGTGAGTGAATGGTCGACCGAGTAGAAAGATCAAGTGGCCGAGCGAGTGACGCGAGCGGCGGGGCGAGCAGAGTGAACGAGCGATCAAGCGAGTGAATGCGAGCTGCTGGGCGAGCAGAGAGAATCGAGCGAGGTGGCCGAATAGACTATTCGGTTAGGCAGGCACTGCGACCATGCAAGGGATGTGAACGGATGGATGTGTGAACCGAGGCTTGCgatacgcagtttccttgaaatagatttgtCCCACCTCCGGCTATTCTTCAAGACTTTcttgggtcgtctgtttcccaggatacaacggctaACTATGATTTCCACTAAGCACAGGTGATCACGGCGAATTGAGTGGTAATCGTCTGCTATCACGGGTACTTCGACGAGCAAGAATTGCACGACAGAGAAGgacgtaggtggagagcttctgctacCTTTTTATGTGTGTAACCCTTTTCCCTATAATCAAGCCTCCCTTATATATGAGCTTGGATCAACGACAAtgttaatgatcaattaatgatcattactcgaCGAGCTATGAAACGCTAGTGTTTGCTCAAATCAATGGCAACGTTAATGATCATTACTTGACGAGCTGTGAAACGCTAGCATTTAGCTCGACCATTTTAATTTTGCATTAATCTTGCTTCAATGCATCCGTTACATAAGCAACAAAAAATTTACATGGGAAAATATTGGTTGTGTTGGAacctcatggtagttttgatatgatcaaccaagttaacttaggttttgttatattttgatccttgtgtctaagtgtgcaagagcttagaaacacaagaagtcgagcggaagacgcagctagcgagaaggatggcacgggaagggagtcgacgggctcggtgcatccgagggacgaggtgttgcgaaagagtacaccgtggacgagaaggacgtgcgagacattctgagggacgagaagccagagcggaagcttgctcgaggagaaagtcagaaattgggttcgggtgagccctatttcggttagctaacatcacccaggcgatcgaagCAGTAAGAGAGCAAAAGAAGGCTGAAGatgctgctggaggcaccttcaaaggaaattgaaggcgcctccgaggcgccttgctatggaaggcgccttctatggctgGAAGctgccttcgatgaatagtacgaaggcgccttctagccct is drawn from Zingiber officinale cultivar Zhangliang chromosome 1B, Zo_v1.1, whole genome shotgun sequence and contains these coding sequences:
- the LOC122055599 gene encoding probable ADP-ribosylation factor GTPase-activating protein AGD8: MASDGFADRNNVFRKLKSKPENKMCFDCNAKNPTWASVTYGIFLCLDCSAIHRSLGVHISFVRSTNLDSWAPDQLKMMTFGGNNRAQIFFKQHGWTDDGKIEAKYTSRAAELYQQLLSKEVAKSSAEDTSLPSLPVKASQKLNALNGLPELNLVDSQNKATDQTIEPEIPCSPKAPIRSAVISSIKKPISAKKTGGLGVRKLTTKPNENLYDQKPEEPAPVSAPVSANSRTSGQSFPSRFEYVEKNTLSSESSSSDPQVLSHVTPPKSSSFFEDYGMGSGFQNKSTSSSNVQIEESDVARQKFSNAKSISSAQYFGDQSKANNEAQISLEKFSGSASISSADLFGRANNSTADLTASDLINRISFQASQDITSLKSIAGETGKKLTCLASGLINDFQNRIL
- the LOC122053947 gene encoding protein RGF1 INDUCIBLE TRANSCRIPTION FACTOR 1-like, which produces MVVDQESSLKELKNKNKPVMRGGGWPEDAAGRWPPWLRRLLAIRFFGQCALHADAHRRECNMFCLDCADGALCSLCLAYRHRDHHTIQIRRSSYHDVIRVSEIQKVLDIAGVQTYIINSARIVFLNERPQPRPGKGVGNTCEACDRSLLDSFCFCSLGCKVAGPGTGKKSPLERQPTASGSDDSFASSSLGIARTQSLTPSTSPPASGARRRKGIPHRAPFSTE